From Oryza brachyantha chromosome 9, ObraRS2, whole genome shotgun sequence, a single genomic window includes:
- the LOC107304973 gene encoding probable inactive histone-lysine N-methyltransferase SUVR1: MPPRRRPKKGGGRIDAAIDHFTPMGYAKPDIRAVVKQLLKLYGDDGWPFLEEGAYRVVQEALFEKQEREEQLQLQQVQEDEEPQQLEAAMDEAPSEMPIVEVHDETDPVVEAILPVPEATVTSDTRRPCYGWLIEYESESDYEEDACSRSCDMKPFNW, encoded by the exons atgccgccccgccgccggccgaagAAGGGGGGTGGCCGGATCGACGCCGCCATCGACCACTTCACACCCATGGGCTACGCCAAGCCCGACATCCGAGCCGTCGTCAAGCAACTCCTCAAG CTGTACGGGGACGACGGGTGGCCGTTCCTGGAGGAAGGCGCATACCGCGTCGTGCAGGAGGCGCTCTTCGAGAagcaggagagggaggagcaGCTCCAGCTGCAGCAGGTACAGGAAGATGAGGAGCCTCAG CAATTGGAGGCAGCAATGGACGAGGCACCGTCGGAAATGCCTATTGTAGAGGTGCATGATGAGACTGATCCTGTAGTTGAAGCTATACTGCCAGTTCCTGAAGCTACAGTAACTTCTGATACAAGGCGACCCTGCTATGGGTGGCTTATTGAGTATGAGAGTGAATCCGACTATGAAGAAGATGCATGTTCCAGAAGCTGTGATATGAAACCATTTAACTGGTGA